In Paracoccus sp. TOH, a single window of DNA contains:
- the lpdA gene encoding dihydrolipoyl dehydrogenase, which produces MSTYDLIVIGAGPGGYVCAIRAAQLGLKVACVEGRETLGGTCLNVGCIPSKALLHASHMLHEAHENFEKMGLIGAAPQVDWQKMQGYKAETVGGNTKGIEFLFKKNKIDWLKGWASIEAPGKVKVGDTTHETKKIVIATGSEPASLKGVEVDNAAGVVVDSTGALALPKIPKSMVVIGAGVIGLELGSVYARLGAQVTVVEYLDAITPGMDAEVQKQFQKILAKQGLKFVLGAAVQGATVEGNKAKVSYKLRKDDSEHAIEAETVLVATGRRPYLAGLGLDTLGVALTDRGFVKVDSHWQTNVAGIHAIGDAVPGPMLAHKAEDEGMAVAEVIAGKHGHVNYDVIPGVIYTTPEVASVGLTEEAAKEGGRKVRIGKFPFMGNARAKALFQADGFVKLIADAETDRVLGCHIIGPNAGEMIHEVCVAMEFGASAQDIALTCHAHPTCSEAVREAALACGDGAIHA; this is translated from the coding sequence ATGTCCACCTATGACCTGATCGTGATCGGCGCCGGCCCCGGCGGCTATGTCTGCGCGATCCGCGCCGCCCAGCTGGGCCTGAAGGTCGCCTGCGTCGAGGGCCGCGAGACGCTGGGCGGAACCTGCCTGAACGTCGGCTGCATCCCCTCGAAGGCGCTGCTGCATGCCAGCCACATGCTGCACGAGGCACATGAGAACTTCGAGAAGATGGGCCTGATCGGCGCCGCGCCGCAGGTCGACTGGCAAAAGATGCAGGGCTACAAGGCCGAGACGGTCGGCGGCAACACCAAGGGCATCGAATTCCTGTTCAAGAAGAACAAGATCGACTGGCTGAAGGGCTGGGCCAGCATCGAGGCGCCGGGCAAGGTCAAGGTCGGCGACACCACCCACGAGACGAAAAAGATCGTCATCGCCACCGGCTCGGAGCCGGCCAGCCTGAAAGGGGTCGAGGTCGACAACGCGGCGGGCGTGGTGGTCGATTCCACCGGGGCGCTGGCGCTGCCGAAGATCCCCAAGTCGATGGTGGTGATCGGCGCCGGCGTGATCGGGCTGGAGCTGGGCTCGGTCTATGCCCGGCTGGGCGCCCAGGTGACGGTGGTCGAATACCTGGACGCCATCACCCCCGGCATGGACGCCGAGGTGCAGAAGCAGTTCCAGAAGATCCTGGCGAAACAGGGGCTGAAATTCGTCCTCGGCGCCGCCGTGCAGGGCGCCACGGTCGAGGGGAACAAGGCCAAGGTCAGCTACAAGCTGCGCAAGGATGACAGCGAACATGCCATCGAGGCCGAGACGGTGCTGGTCGCCACCGGCCGCCGCCCCTATCTCGCCGGGCTGGGCCTCGACACGCTGGGGGTGGCGCTGACCGATCGCGGCTTCGTCAAGGTGGACAGCCATTGGCAGACCAATGTGGCGGGCATCCATGCCATCGGCGACGCGGTGCCCGGCCCGATGCTGGCCCACAAGGCCGAGGACGAGGGCATGGCGGTCGCCGAGGTCATCGCCGGCAAGCATGGCCATGTGAATTACGACGTGATCCCCGGCGTGATCTACACCACGCCCGAGGTCGCCTCGGTCGGCTTGACCGAGGAAGCGGCGAAGGAAGGCGGCCGCAAGGTCAGGATCGGCAAGTTCCCCTTCATGGGCAATGCCCGGGCCAAGGCGCTGTTCCAGGCCGACGGTTTCGTCAAGCTGATCGCCGATGCCGAGACCGACCGCGTGCTGGGCTGCCACATCATCGGCCCGAATGCCGGCGAAATGATCCACGAGGTCTGCGTGGCGATGGAATTCGGCGCCTCGGCCCAGGACATCGCCCTGACCTGCCACGCGCATCCGACCTGCTCGGAAGCGGTGCGCGAGGCGGCGCTGGCCTGCGGAGACGGCGCGATCCACGCCTGA
- a CDS encoding lytic transglycosylase domain-containing protein, translating into MKSMIGLLVLSGVLAVSACGDNRVDPDRRYLVEPRASAAETVGLHANETPELRRLINKYAAEYDVPTDLVHRVIIRESRHRPGARNGPYYGLMQILPATARGMGYQGSAQGLLDAETNLKYGVKYLRGAYMVADGNKDAAVKWYARGYYYEAKKKGLLKATGMR; encoded by the coding sequence ATGAAATCCATGATCGGTCTGTTGGTGCTGAGCGGTGTGCTGGCCGTCAGCGCCTGCGGCGATAACCGGGTTGACCCCGACCGCCGCTATCTGGTTGAACCGCGCGCCTCGGCCGCCGAGACCGTTGGCCTGCACGCGAACGAGACCCCGGAACTGCGGCGGCTGATCAACAAATACGCCGCCGAATACGATGTGCCGACCGATCTGGTGCATCGCGTCATCATCCGCGAATCGCGCCATCGCCCCGGCGCCCGCAACGGCCCCTATTACGGGCTGATGCAGATCCTGCCGGCCACGGCGCGCGGCATGGGCTACCAGGGCAGCGCCCAGGGGCTTCTGGATGCCGAGACCAACCTCAAATATGGGGTCAAATACCTGCGCGGCGCCTATATGGTCGCCGATGGCAACAAGGACGCCGCCGTCAAATGGTATGCGCGCGGCTATTACTACGAGGCCAAGAAGAAGGGCTTGCTGAAGGCCACCGGCATGCGCTGA
- a CDS encoding MAPEG family protein: MAAETTALALAALLQAMQIGLAAASMNRDVGAKWNASPRDRQPEFSALTGRLRRAVDNHFEGLVLFTIAVVLVVLSDAGSPLTTLCAWLYLLARILYVPAYALGWSPWRSLIWAVGFLATLVMIVTSLFT, encoded by the coding sequence ATGGCCGCCGAGACCACCGCCCTGGCCCTGGCCGCCTTGCTGCAGGCCATGCAGATCGGCCTTGCCGCAGCCTCGATGAACCGCGACGTGGGCGCGAAATGGAATGCCAGCCCGCGCGACCGGCAGCCGGAATTCTCGGCCCTGACCGGCCGGCTGCGCCGCGCGGTGGACAACCATTTCGAGGGGCTGGTCCTGTTCACCATCGCCGTGGTGCTGGTGGTGCTGTCCGATGCCGGCAGCCCGCTGACCACGCTTTGCGCCTGGCTCTATCTGCTGGCGCGCATCCTCTATGTCCCCGCCTATGCGCTTGGCTGGTCGCCCTGGCGCTCGCTGATCTGGGCGGTCGGATTTCTCGCCACCCTGGTGATGATCGTCACCAGCCTGTTTACCTGA
- the odhB gene encoding 2-oxoglutarate dehydrogenase complex dihydrolipoyllysine-residue succinyltransferase encodes MAVELRVPALGESVSEATVATWFKKPGDRVAIDEMLCELETDKVTVEVPSPVAGKLAEIVAPEGAVVAPNALLAQIMEEGDAGPEEMLPKADAGTKAQEGQKKMSGKSVDVMVPTLGESVTEATVATWFKKVGDTVAQDEMLCELETDKVSVEVPSPAAGVLAEILAPEGATVEASARLAIVTEGAAGAATAAKAEAPAAAAAAVQSPGAGPETPKERKDVEDAPAAKKAMAEAGISRDAVTGTGRDGRVMKEDVARAAAAPAAASPAPAPAQAPRAPSSADDAAREERVKMTRLRATIARRLKDAQNTAAMLTTYNEVDMKGIMDLRNTYKDQFEKKHKVKLGFMSFFVKACCHALKEVPEVNAEIDGSDVVYKHFVHMGVAVGTPNGLVVPVVRDADQKSFAQIEKEIAELGLRARDGKLTMAEMQGGTFTISNGGVYGSLMSSPILNPPQSGILGMHKIQERPVVVDGQIVIRPMMYLALSYDHRIVDGKGAVTFLVRVKEALEDPRRLLMDL; translated from the coding sequence ATGGCCGTGGAACTACGCGTCCCCGCGCTTGGGGAATCGGTATCCGAGGCGACCGTGGCCACCTGGTTCAAGAAGCCGGGCGACCGCGTCGCCATCGATGAGATGCTGTGCGAGCTGGAAACCGACAAGGTGACGGTCGAGGTGCCCTCGCCCGTCGCCGGCAAGCTGGCCGAGATCGTCGCCCCCGAGGGCGCGGTGGTCGCGCCCAACGCCCTGCTCGCGCAGATCATGGAAGAGGGCGATGCGGGCCCCGAGGAAATGTTGCCCAAGGCAGATGCGGGCACGAAAGCCCAGGAAGGACAGAAGAAGATGAGCGGAAAATCCGTCGACGTGATGGTGCCCACCCTGGGCGAAAGCGTGACCGAGGCCACGGTGGCGACCTGGTTCAAGAAGGTCGGCGACACGGTCGCCCAGGACGAGATGCTGTGCGAGCTGGAAACCGACAAGGTCTCGGTCGAGGTGCCTAGCCCCGCCGCCGGCGTGCTGGCCGAGATCCTTGCCCCCGAGGGCGCGACGGTCGAGGCCAGCGCCCGGCTGGCCATCGTCACCGAAGGCGCGGCCGGCGCTGCAACCGCGGCCAAGGCCGAGGCCCCTGCCGCCGCCGCGGCCGCCGTGCAATCGCCCGGCGCCGGCCCGGAGACGCCGAAAGAGCGCAAGGATGTCGAGGACGCGCCCGCGGCCAAGAAAGCCATGGCCGAGGCCGGGATTTCCCGCGATGCCGTCACCGGCACCGGCCGCGACGGCAGGGTGATGAAAGAGGACGTGGCCCGCGCCGCCGCGGCGCCCGCCGCCGCCTCGCCCGCCCCGGCACCGGCCCAGGCGCCGCGCGCGCCCAGCTCGGCCGATGACGCGGCGCGCGAGGAGCGGGTCAAGATGACCCGCCTGCGCGCCACCATCGCCCGCCGGCTGAAGGACGCGCAGAACACCGCCGCGATGCTGACCACCTATAACGAGGTGGACATGAAGGGCATCATGGACCTGCGCAACACCTACAAGGACCAGTTCGAGAAGAAGCACAAGGTCAAGCTGGGCTTCATGTCCTTCTTCGTGAAGGCCTGCTGCCACGCCCTGAAGGAAGTGCCCGAGGTCAATGCCGAGATCGACGGCAGCGACGTGGTCTACAAGCATTTCGTCCATATGGGCGTGGCCGTGGGCACGCCGAACGGTCTGGTGGTTCCGGTGGTGCGCGATGCCGATCAGAAGAGCTTCGCCCAGATCGAGAAGGAAATCGCCGAACTGGGCCTGCGCGCCCGCGACGGCAAGCTGACCATGGCCGAGATGCAGGGCGGCACCTTCACCATCTCGAACGGCGGCGTCTATGGCTCGCTGATGTCCTCGCCGATCCTGAACCCGCCGCAATCGGGCATCCTGGGCATGCACAAGATCCAGGAGCGGCCGGTCGTCGTCGACGGCCAGATCGTCATCCGGCCGATGATGTATCTGGCGCTGAGCTACGACCACCGCATCGTGGACGGCAAGGGCGCCGTGACCTTCCTGGTCCGCGTCAAGGAGGCGCTGGAGGATCCGCGCCGGCTGCTGATGGATCTGTGA
- a CDS encoding GNAT family N-acetyltransferase: MIRELRPEDRAPWQRLYEGYQAFYGFHDRPAAFYDKAFARLVSGDARDFHGLVWDEGGRLLGLTHYVFHPNLWRDEGVCYLQDLFTAPEARGRGVARGLIEAVYAAADRAGVPAVYWLTAEDNYPGRMLYDRVAAKSPFIRYNRKL, translated from the coding sequence ATGATCCGCGAACTGCGCCCCGAGGACCGCGCGCCCTGGCAACGCCTCTATGAGGGGTACCAGGCCTTCTATGGCTTCCACGACCGGCCGGCCGCATTCTACGACAAGGCCTTCGCCCGGCTGGTCTCGGGCGATGCGCGCGACTTTCACGGGCTGGTCTGGGACGAGGGCGGCCGGCTGCTGGGGCTGACGCATTACGTCTTTCACCCGAATCTTTGGCGCGACGAGGGGGTCTGCTATCTGCAGGACCTGTTCACCGCGCCCGAGGCGCGCGGCCGCGGCGTGGCGCGGGGGCTGATCGAGGCCGTCTATGCCGCCGCCGACCGGGCCGGCGTGCCCGCGGTCTATTGGCTGACGGCCGAGGACAACTATCCGGGGCGGATGCTTTACGACCGGGTGGCGGCGAAATCGCCGTTCATCCGCTACAACCGCAAGCTCTGA